A portion of the Macaca mulatta isolate MMU2019108-1 chromosome 2, T2T-MMU8v2.0, whole genome shotgun sequence genome contains these proteins:
- the CNBP gene encoding CCHC-type zinc finger nucleic acid binding protein isoform X1 codes for MSSNECFKCGRSGHWARECPTGGGRGRGMRSRGRGGFTSDRGFQFVSSSLPDICYRCGESGHLAKDCDLQEDEACYNCGRGGHIAKDCKEPKREREQCCYNCGKPGHLARDCDHADEQKCYSCGEFGHIQKDCTKVKCYRCGETGHVAINCSKTSEVNCYRCGESGHLARECTIEATA; via the exons ATGAGCAGCAATGAGTGCTTCAAGTGTGGACGATCTGGCCACTGGGCCCGGGAATGTCCTACTGGTGGAGGCCGTGGTCGTGGAATGAGAAGCCGTGGCAGAGGTGGTTTTACCTCGGATAGAG GTTTCCAGTTTGTTTCCTCATCTCTTCCAGACATCTGTTATCGCTGTGGTGAGTCTGGTCATCTTGCCAAGGATTGTGATCTTCAGGAGGA TGAAGCCTGCTATAACTGCGGTAGAGGTGGCCACATTGCCAAGGACTGCAAGGAGCCCAAGAGAGAGCGAGAGCAATGCTGCTACAACTGTGGCAAACCAGGCCATCTGGCTCGTGACTGCGACCATGCAGATGAGCAGAAGTGCTATTCTTGTGGAGAATTCGGACACATTCAAAAAGACTGCACCAAAGTGAAGTGCTATAG gtGTGGTGAAACTGGTCATGTAGCCATCAACTGCAGCAAGACAAGTGAAGTCAACTGTTACCGCTGTGGCGAGTCAGGGCACCTTGCACGGGAATGCACAATTGAGGCTACAGcctaa
- the CNBP gene encoding CCHC-type zinc finger nucleic acid binding protein isoform X5 gives MSSNECFKCGRSGHWARECPTGGGRGRGMRSRGRGFQFVSSSLPDICYRCGESGHLAKDCDLQEDEACYNCGRGGHIAKDCKEPKREREQCCYNCGKPGHLARDCDHADEQKCYSCGEFGHIQKDCTKVKCYRCGETGHVAINCSKTSEVNCYRCGESGHLARECTIEATA, from the exons ATGAGCAGCAATGAGTGCTTCAAGTGTGGACGATCTGGCCACTGGGCCCGGGAATGTCCTACTGGTGGAGGCCGTGGTCGTGGAATGAGAAGCCGTGGCAGAG GTTTCCAGTTTGTTTCCTCATCTCTTCCAGACATCTGTTATCGCTGTGGTGAGTCTGGTCATCTTGCCAAGGATTGTGATCTTCAGGAGGA TGAAGCCTGCTATAACTGCGGTAGAGGTGGCCACATTGCCAAGGACTGCAAGGAGCCCAAGAGAGAGCGAGAGCAATGCTGCTACAACTGTGGCAAACCAGGCCATCTGGCTCGTGACTGCGACCATGCAGATGAGCAGAAGTGCTATTCTTGTGGAGAATTCGGACACATTCAAAAAGACTGCACCAAAGTGAAGTGCTATAG gtGTGGTGAAACTGGTCATGTAGCCATCAACTGCAGCAAGACAAGTGAAGTCAACTGTTACCGCTGTGGCGAGTCAGGGCACCTTGCACGGGAATGCACAATTGAGGCTACAGcctaa
- the CNBP gene encoding CCHC-type zinc finger nucleic acid binding protein isoform X7: MSSNECFKCGRSGHWARECPTGGGRGRGMRSRGRGGFTSDRDICYRCGESGHLAKDCDLQEDACYNCGRGGHIAKDCKEPKREREQCCYNCGKPGHLARDCDHADEQKCYSCGEFGHIQKDCTKVKCYRCGETGHVAINCSKTSEVNCYRCGESGHLARECTIEATA; the protein is encoded by the exons ATGAGCAGCAATGAGTGCTTCAAGTGTGGACGATCTGGCCACTGGGCCCGGGAATGTCCTACTGGTGGAGGCCGTGGTCGTGGAATGAGAAGCCGTGGCAGAGGTGGTTTTACCTCGGATAGAG ACATCTGTTATCGCTGTGGTGAGTCTGGTCATCTTGCCAAGGATTGTGATCTTCAGGAGGATG CCTGCTATAACTGCGGTAGAGGTGGCCACATTGCCAAGGACTGCAAGGAGCCCAAGAGAGAGCGAGAGCAATGCTGCTACAACTGTGGCAAACCAGGCCATCTGGCTCGTGACTGCGACCATGCAGATGAGCAGAAGTGCTATTCTTGTGGAGAATTCGGACACATTCAAAAAGACTGCACCAAAGTGAAGTGCTATAG gtGTGGTGAAACTGGTCATGTAGCCATCAACTGCAGCAAGACAAGTGAAGTCAACTGTTACCGCTGTGGCGAGTCAGGGCACCTTGCACGGGAATGCACAATTGAGGCTACAGcctaa
- the CNBP gene encoding CCHC-type zinc finger nucleic acid binding protein isoform X4: MSSNECFKCGRSGHWARECPTGGGRGRGMRSRGRGGFQFVSSSLPDICYRCGESGHLAKDCDLQEDACYNCGRGGHIAKDCKEPKREREQCCYNCGKPGHLARDCDHADEQKCYSCGEFGHIQKDCTKVKCYRCGETGHVAINCSKTSEVNCYRCGESGHLARECTIEATA, translated from the exons ATGAGCAGCAATGAGTGCTTCAAGTGTGGACGATCTGGCCACTGGGCCCGGGAATGTCCTACTGGTGGAGGCCGTGGTCGTGGAATGAGAAGCCGTGGCAGAGGTG GTTTCCAGTTTGTTTCCTCATCTCTTCCAGACATCTGTTATCGCTGTGGTGAGTCTGGTCATCTTGCCAAGGATTGTGATCTTCAGGAGGATG CCTGCTATAACTGCGGTAGAGGTGGCCACATTGCCAAGGACTGCAAGGAGCCCAAGAGAGAGCGAGAGCAATGCTGCTACAACTGTGGCAAACCAGGCCATCTGGCTCGTGACTGCGACCATGCAGATGAGCAGAAGTGCTATTCTTGTGGAGAATTCGGACACATTCAAAAAGACTGCACCAAAGTGAAGTGCTATAG gtGTGGTGAAACTGGTCATGTAGCCATCAACTGCAGCAAGACAAGTGAAGTCAACTGTTACCGCTGTGGCGAGTCAGGGCACCTTGCACGGGAATGCACAATTGAGGCTACAGcctaa
- the CNBP gene encoding CCHC-type zinc finger nucleic acid binding protein isoform X3, translating into MSSNECFKCGRSGHWARECPTGGGRGRGMRSRGRGGFQFVSSSLPDICYRCGESGHLAKDCDLQEDEACYNCGRGGHIAKDCKEPKREREQCCYNCGKPGHLARDCDHADEQKCYSCGEFGHIQKDCTKVKCYRCGETGHVAINCSKTSEVNCYRCGESGHLARECTIEATA; encoded by the exons ATGAGCAGCAATGAGTGCTTCAAGTGTGGACGATCTGGCCACTGGGCCCGGGAATGTCCTACTGGTGGAGGCCGTGGTCGTGGAATGAGAAGCCGTGGCAGAGGTG GTTTCCAGTTTGTTTCCTCATCTCTTCCAGACATCTGTTATCGCTGTGGTGAGTCTGGTCATCTTGCCAAGGATTGTGATCTTCAGGAGGA TGAAGCCTGCTATAACTGCGGTAGAGGTGGCCACATTGCCAAGGACTGCAAGGAGCCCAAGAGAGAGCGAGAGCAATGCTGCTACAACTGTGGCAAACCAGGCCATCTGGCTCGTGACTGCGACCATGCAGATGAGCAGAAGTGCTATTCTTGTGGAGAATTCGGACACATTCAAAAAGACTGCACCAAAGTGAAGTGCTATAG gtGTGGTGAAACTGGTCATGTAGCCATCAACTGCAGCAAGACAAGTGAAGTCAACTGTTACCGCTGTGGCGAGTCAGGGCACCTTGCACGGGAATGCACAATTGAGGCTACAGcctaa
- the CNBP gene encoding CCHC-type zinc finger nucleic acid binding protein isoform X2: MSSNECFKCGRSGHWARECPTGGGRGRGMRSRGRGGFTSDRGFQFVSSSLPDICYRCGESGHLAKDCDLQEDACYNCGRGGHIAKDCKEPKREREQCCYNCGKPGHLARDCDHADEQKCYSCGEFGHIQKDCTKVKCYRCGETGHVAINCSKTSEVNCYRCGESGHLARECTIEATA; encoded by the exons ATGAGCAGCAATGAGTGCTTCAAGTGTGGACGATCTGGCCACTGGGCCCGGGAATGTCCTACTGGTGGAGGCCGTGGTCGTGGAATGAGAAGCCGTGGCAGAGGTGGTTTTACCTCGGATAGAG GTTTCCAGTTTGTTTCCTCATCTCTTCCAGACATCTGTTATCGCTGTGGTGAGTCTGGTCATCTTGCCAAGGATTGTGATCTTCAGGAGGATG CCTGCTATAACTGCGGTAGAGGTGGCCACATTGCCAAGGACTGCAAGGAGCCCAAGAGAGAGCGAGAGCAATGCTGCTACAACTGTGGCAAACCAGGCCATCTGGCTCGTGACTGCGACCATGCAGATGAGCAGAAGTGCTATTCTTGTGGAGAATTCGGACACATTCAAAAAGACTGCACCAAAGTGAAGTGCTATAG gtGTGGTGAAACTGGTCATGTAGCCATCAACTGCAGCAAGACAAGTGAAGTCAACTGTTACCGCTGTGGCGAGTCAGGGCACCTTGCACGGGAATGCACAATTGAGGCTACAGcctaa
- the CNBP gene encoding CCHC-type zinc finger nucleic acid binding protein isoform X8 — protein sequence MSSNECFKCGRSGHWARECPTGGGRGRGMRSRGRDICYRCGESGHLAKDCDLQEDACYNCGRGGHIAKDCKEPKREREQCCYNCGKPGHLARDCDHADEQKCYSCGEFGHIQKDCTKVKCYRCGETGHVAINCSKTSEVNCYRCGESGHLARECTIEATA from the exons ATGAGCAGCAATGAGTGCTTCAAGTGTGGACGATCTGGCCACTGGGCCCGGGAATGTCCTACTGGTGGAGGCCGTGGTCGTGGAATGAGAAGCCGTGGCAGAG ACATCTGTTATCGCTGTGGTGAGTCTGGTCATCTTGCCAAGGATTGTGATCTTCAGGAGGATG CCTGCTATAACTGCGGTAGAGGTGGCCACATTGCCAAGGACTGCAAGGAGCCCAAGAGAGAGCGAGAGCAATGCTGCTACAACTGTGGCAAACCAGGCCATCTGGCTCGTGACTGCGACCATGCAGATGAGCAGAAGTGCTATTCTTGTGGAGAATTCGGACACATTCAAAAAGACTGCACCAAAGTGAAGTGCTATAG gtGTGGTGAAACTGGTCATGTAGCCATCAACTGCAGCAAGACAAGTGAAGTCAACTGTTACCGCTGTGGCGAGTCAGGGCACCTTGCACGGGAATGCACAATTGAGGCTACAGcctaa
- the CNBP gene encoding CCHC-type zinc finger nucleic acid binding protein isoform X6, protein MSSNECFKCGRSGHWARECPTGGGRGRGMRSRGRGFQFVSSSLPDICYRCGESGHLAKDCDLQEDACYNCGRGGHIAKDCKEPKREREQCCYNCGKPGHLARDCDHADEQKCYSCGEFGHIQKDCTKVKCYRCGETGHVAINCSKTSEVNCYRCGESGHLARECTIEATA, encoded by the exons ATGAGCAGCAATGAGTGCTTCAAGTGTGGACGATCTGGCCACTGGGCCCGGGAATGTCCTACTGGTGGAGGCCGTGGTCGTGGAATGAGAAGCCGTGGCAGAG GTTTCCAGTTTGTTTCCTCATCTCTTCCAGACATCTGTTATCGCTGTGGTGAGTCTGGTCATCTTGCCAAGGATTGTGATCTTCAGGAGGATG CCTGCTATAACTGCGGTAGAGGTGGCCACATTGCCAAGGACTGCAAGGAGCCCAAGAGAGAGCGAGAGCAATGCTGCTACAACTGTGGCAAACCAGGCCATCTGGCTCGTGACTGCGACCATGCAGATGAGCAGAAGTGCTATTCTTGTGGAGAATTCGGACACATTCAAAAAGACTGCACCAAAGTGAAGTGCTATAG gtGTGGTGAAACTGGTCATGTAGCCATCAACTGCAGCAAGACAAGTGAAGTCAACTGTTACCGCTGTGGCGAGTCAGGGCACCTTGCACGGGAATGCACAATTGAGGCTACAGcctaa